DNA from Halogeometricum sp. S1BR25-6:
GGTCTTCGCCAGCGTCGAGAGGTATCGTCGGACCGTCTCCTCGCGCGGCGTCAGCAGGTCCTCGACCGTCTCCGTCAGCCCCGTCGCCGTCACCGGCTTCCGGAGGTAGCGGTCGAACGGGACGGTCAGCGCCGCCTCGTCCAGTCGGTCCGAGGCGAGGAGCACCACGCGGACCGACGGATACTCTTCGGCGATACGGCGGGCGACGCGTTCGCCGGCGACTTCCGGCATCTTCCGGTCGAGCAGGACCACGTCCACGGTTTCGTCGACCATCGACAGTCCCTCCCGCCCGTCGTTGGCGGCGCGGACCTCGTACCCCTCCAGCATCGACGCGTACAGTTCGGTCAGGCGCGCGTCGTCGTCGACGACCAACACGACGGGCGCGCCCTCCGCGCGATAGCGTTCGGACCACCGACCGAGGTCGAACAGCACGTCGGCGAGGGAGTTTCCGGCCTCCGTCGGGGCGTACTCGACGCGGAGCGGTCGCTCCTGCAGTTCGCGTCGTTCGACGACGCCGGACTCCGTGAGGTCCGCGAGCGTCTCGTTGAGCACCTTCGAGGAGACGTCCAATCGCCGTTCGAGTTCGGAGAACCCCGCCGGCCCCTCGGCCACCAGCGAGTAGACGACGGCCGGGTGCCACTTCTTCCCGACGACGGTCGCCCCGTCGAGCACGGCGCGAAGCGGCGGTTCTCGGTCGCTCATCGTCGGCACATCTACCAGCCCGACTGATAACGATTTCTCTCGTCGGTCGTGGTGTCGGGAAAAGCGCCGCGCGGCGGGACGTGGCGGAGGGGGGATGGATGGGGGTGCGCCGGTGAAGGCGCGTCGCCGTCGCAACCACCGAAAGGGGGGGAAACACCGCGCGAACGCGCGGTATTGGATGACCGGTGGATGCGAGCCCCGCCGTGTCGAACGCTTTCGTGCCGGACGACACAGTGACGCTTCGCAGTGGGGGTCCGTGTCGGCAGGACCCGGTCGCCCTGGCAACTATTGCTACTCTCGGCTGATAAAAGACTCTTAGCTAACCTACCGGTCTGCCCCTCACTTACTTCGAGGTTAGTCTCTCGCGCGAAGTTCGACGACGAACGCGCCGTCGTCGACTCTCACTTCGCCGCCGTAGACGCCGACGAGTCGCTCGACGAGGTATCGGTCGATGTCGGCGTCGGAGCGTTCGAGGTCCGTCCCCGTGCCGAGCGGCGGTTCCGCGCTAACGCCCGCGCCGTCCGAGTCGGCGTCCGCTACGCGGACGCGAACCGTCTCGCCGTCGCGTTCGGCGGAGACGTGGAGCGTCGGGGTGTCGCCGCGGTAGTTCGACACCGCCTCGTTCAATAGACTTCGGAACACCGAGCCGAGGAGGTGGTTGGCGG
Protein-coding regions in this window:
- a CDS encoding winged helix-turn-helix transcriptional regulator → MSDREPPLRAVLDGATVVGKKWHPAVVYSLVAEGPAGFSELERRLDVSSKVLNETLADLTESGVVERRELQERPLRVEYAPTEAGNSLADVLFDLGRWSERYRAEGAPVVLVVDDDARLTELYASMLEGYEVRAANDGREGLSMVDETVDVVLLDRKMPEVAGERVARRIAEEYPSVRVVLLASDRLDEAALTVPFDRYLRKPVTATGLTETVEDLLTPREETVRRYLSTLAKTAAFNGDTNVDAYRKLTRRRDELAEELQDPEGIAAAAGLGAEE